From the Moraxella sp. FZFQ2102 genome, the window TTGGCTTATTGCTGCTGGCTGCCATTTTGGCGGTGGCGGCGGTATTACTGATCACTTTTCGACCAGTGACCGATGCTGAGACGGTGGTCGCTGATGATGGCAAGCCTGTGGTCTATGAGCCTGTGGTCTATGATACCAGCACTTGGCAGAGCGTGCCGATGCGCGTATCAAGTATTGATGAGTTATCGGGTGAGCTTGGCAGGACTGCCACCGAAGAAGACGCCCTAGATTTTTATGGCAATCAAGCGACACGCTACCGCTACAGTGCCAAGCAGGGCGTGCCTTTTTATAGTATCGACTCGGCAGCTGCCTTTGAAGTGGTGTGGTATTATCCTGCGCCGACCGATGATGACGCCACCAAAAATCAAGCGGTGGAATACGCCAAGCGCGTCTATCGCATGATGGGCAGATTGGGCGGTGAGACCGGTACGGCAGTGGTCGCACAGATGCTGCGCGGTGATGCTATCGCGCCAAAGTCCGTCGGCGCGCTTAAGCTTGTGCAGGGGCGCTGTGAGCATTATCAGTGCCGTGTGGTGTTTGATAAATGACGGTACGGTTTTATCAGTTTGACGGTGCGCTACAGGCGTCTGATGCGCGCATGGATGAGCGTGCGTTTTGCTATGGCGATGGGTTTTTTAGCACCATTGGCGTGCATGATGGGCAGATGCTGTGGGCGGACGGACATCGTGTGCGTGTGATCGCAGGGCTTGGCGCACTTAAGATGGTGCTTGATATCGATGGTCTGATGGCGCAGCTACATACCTTGGCGGCAGCGATCACAGAAGGTCTCATCAAAATCATCATCACGCGCGCGCCGCAGTCTGTGCGTGGCTATGGTTATCGTGGTGGTGATAGTCGTGCCACTGCGTATATCAAATGCCAAGCGATGCCTGTGTATCAGGCGCATCAGTGGCAGGACGGATTACCGATCGCGATGCCTGTCGATATGATTTGCTTGGACAGCCAAATTGCCCACCGCCCACCGCGCCTAGCAGGGCTTAAGCTGATCGCCTGCCCTGATCAGGTGCTGGCACACGCTGAATTATTGGCGCGCCAAGATCAGGGCGCAACCGATGGCTTGGTTGCCAATGTGCATGGGCAGTATATTTGCGCGACGATGGGTAATGTGTTTTATCAAATTGATGGCGCATGGTATACGCCGCCTGTGAACCTATCTGGCGTAGCTGGCGTGATGCGCGCCCAAGTGCTGACAAGTGATTACTTTGGACATATCAGTGAGCGCGTGCTGATGCAGGGTGATTTGAGTGCGATTCAAGCGATGTTCATCACCAATGCTGTGCGCGGTATCATTCCTGTGTGGCGTTTGGATGGGCGGGTGTTGGATCAGTTTGTCTAATGATATCTATTAGCATAGTGTTGTTTCACACAGGATTTGAGTGTTAATTGGGCGAAAATTTGCTACAATTGGCTAAATTTTTTTATGAAGTATTTTTATGGCAAATTCTACGCGCAAAAAACCCGTCAGGCAACCTGTCAAATCTTCACAGAAGACCAAGCCGATCTTGATCGTGCTGATTCTTGCTGTCATCATCGCACTGATCGTGCTTTATCAGACGCTGTTTGCCGCGGCGGTGGATACCGAGCAGCAGGTCAGCGTCGAAAAAGGCGATACTTATTATAGCTTGCTTGCCAAGCAGGGCTGGACGGATAATGCGCTTGCTTTGCCTGCACTTGCCAAGGCGTATGTGTCATTGAGTGCAGATAAGCCATTGCAAGCAGGTAAGTACACCATCCCAAGTGGTGCAAGTCTTGCTAGCATCATGGACATCTTGCAGCAAGGCGGTCAATCCGAGCAAGTCGTCATCCGCATCGTTGAAGGCAAGACCATCAAGGATCTGTACCAAGCGATCAAAACTACCGATGGCGTGACGCTTGAGCTATTGACGCCACCGGCAGATGGCTATGCGTGGACAGATGTGGCGCGTGATAATGCTGCGGTTGCTGCGGCGCTTGGGATTGATGCGCCCAATCAGCATTTGGAAGGTTGGTTTGCGCCCAATACTTATCATTTCAATGCAGGCGTGAGCGATAAAGCCATTTTACAAAAGCTGTATGATGACCAAAAGCGCATCTTGGATGAAGCATGGCAAGCGCGTGATGACAATTTACCATATCAGACGCCGTATGAAGCTTTGATCATGGCAAGTATCATTGAAAAAGAGACAGGCATCGCCGATGAGCGCAGTTTGGTGTCGTCGGTATTTGTCAATCGTTTCGCCAAGGATATGAAACTGCAGACCGATCCGACCATCATTTATGGGCTGTTTGACCGCTATGATGGCAAGATTTATCGCAGTAATATCAATGAGAAAAACGAGTATAATACTTATCAAATCAATGGCTTACCGATCACGCCGATTGCACTGCCGTCCAAAGAATCCATCCTTGCGACCATGCATCCTGATAAGTCTGATGTGCTGTTTTTCGTTGCGACAGGCAATGGTGGGCATAAATTCAGTAAAACGCTCGATGAGCATAATAAAGCGGTAGAAGAATATCGCGCGGTGATGCGCCAAAAGGAAAGGCAATGACAGATACGCATAAGGCAGATGCCAAGCAATTGACAGGTAAATTCATCAGCTTTGAAGGGACAGAAGGCGTCGGCAAGACCACGGCGATCGATGGCTTGGTCGCGCGCCTACAAGCACGGGGCATACAGGTGCTGCGTACGCGCGAACCTGGGGGCAGTGTGCTTGCCGAAGAGCTGCGTGCGATGTTTTTGGATCCTAATCGCAGCATCGATGCTGATACTGAGATTTTGATGATGTTCGCTGCGCGCGCTGATCATATCCATCAGGTGATTATCCCTGCACTACAAGCGGGCAAATGGGTGATTTGCGATCGCTTTTTTGACAGTACGGTGGCGTATCAGGGCTTTGGTCGCTTTGATGGTGATCAGGCGGCGCTTGATAAGATTGAGCTGTTGATTGAGCATTTTGTGCCGATCAGTCCAGATGTGACGCTGTGGCTGGATTTGGATGTGGCGACAGGCATGATGCGCGCAGGCAAAAGAAGCGCTGCCGATCGTCTAGAAGCCAATGCGCTAAGCTTTTTTGAAAAAGTGCATCAAGGATTGAGCCATCAAGCTGCACGCCACCCACAGCGCATTCATCGCATTGATGCTGATGGGACGATTGATGAAGTGGCGGCGCGCATTGATCGGGTACTTGGGCTGTAGATTGGCAAGGATTGTTGCTGGCGCGTAGGATTTGGGCAAGGTATTGTCGCCAAAGCATACTTGACGGTAACTTTAGATTTTTGCATACTAGGCGCAATCATGCTTATCATCGCCGAGCTTGGATTTGGCAGGCGAAACAAGGATTGCTTATGAAAAAAACAGCACTGAGCGGATTGCTTGCCCTAAGCCTATGGATGCCTGTCGCCATGAGCGTGCCGATGACGGCACACGCGGTGGTGGGCGTGGATTTCTCCCAATTGGTCGAACAAGCATCGCCATCGGTGGTGCGTGTGAGCATCACCAAAAAAGTCGATACTCAAACCCTAGCCAAAGCGCAGGCGATAGAGATTTTAAAAGATTATTTGGGTCAAGATGTGCCGCTGCCTGACGCACCGATGCTTGAGCAGGGCTATGGCACGGGCTTTTTTATCAGTTCTGATGGTTATATTTTGACCAATCACCATGTCATCGCTGATGCCGAGAGTATCACCGTCACCCTAAGCGATCGCACGGAGCTGGATGCCAAATTGATCGGCAGTGATGAGAGTTCAGACATCGCGGTACTCAAGGTACAAGGCACAAACTTCCCTGCACTGCCTGTGGCAAAAGGCGATACGCTCAAAGTCGGCGAGCCTGTACTTGCCATCGGTTCGCCGTTTGGCTTTGATTATTCGGCATCGGCAGGGATTGTCTCTGCCAAATCGCGCAGCATTCCAAGCGAAGGCACAGTACCTTTTATCCAAAGTGATGTCGCCTTAAACCCCGGTAATTCAGGCGGGCCATTATTCAACCAAAAAGGCGAAGTCGTCGCGGTCAATTCGATGATTTTTAGCGGTACGGGCGGCTATATGGGGCTGTCGTTCTCGATTCCAATTGAGACGGCGATGGATATCTATCAGCAGATCCGCGATACAGGCAAGGTGACGCGCGTGCGCATGGGCGTGACCATTCAAGATCTGGATCGTAATTTGGCGCAAGTCTATGGGCTTGAGCGTCCTAAAGGCGCGCTTTTGACCAAAGTCGTGCCACAGTCGCCAGCTGATCAAGCAGGCTTACAAGCAGGCGATGTGGTCTTATCGTTCAATGATATGCCGATCAACCTGGCGCATGAATGGTTCGATTTGACCAACAAAGCCAAGCCGCACGATACTTTTTATTTGACTTATCTGCGTGATGGTAAGACTTATCAAGCCAAAGGGCAGTTCGGTGATGCAGCAGATGACATCGCCGCTGACCAAAAACGCCAACAAGACGGCGTGCGCTTGGGCGTGCGTCTGCGCAATCTGACCGTGCTTGAACGCCGCGCGCTGACAGAACAAGGCATCCAAGGCGGCGTGATGATCACTTCGGTGGATCTGGTGGGTAATGCGTCGCGCGCTGGCATCCAAACGGGGGATATCTTGGTCGGCATGAACCGTGTGCCAATCCGTGATGCCGAAAGTTTCGCCGCCCAAGTCGCTGCCTTGCCAAATAAAGGCGTGGTCGCGGTGCAGCTGATCCGCCAAGGCGAGCCGGTGATTCTTGGGATGCGCCTTGAATGAGCGTGATTGAATAATTATTTAAATGCAACAAATTTCGCTGTAACATTGACCATTAAATGTGATAAACTAAATAATCCAACAAGAAGTTGGTGTAAATTTAGACCGATTGACAGACCGAGCAAGGCTTTTGTATGACAGACGCATATCAAGACATCAAATCCAAACTTCGTGGGGCGATCACTGCCCTGATCACACCGATGACCCCAGACGGTGCGGTGGATTATGATAAGCTTGCCAAGCTGATCGAATGGCAAATCGCCGAAGGCATTCATGCTTTGGTCGCGGTCGGTACGACAGGCGAGTCAGCGACTTTGAGTGTGGCTGAACACAGCGAAGTGATTAACTTTTTTGTCAAGCAAGTGGCGGGTCGTGTGCCTGTGATCGCAGGTACGGGTGCGAATTCAACGCATGAAGCGATCGAGCTTACTCGCCATGCCAAAAACGCAGGCGCGGACTGTGCGCTACTGGTCGTACCTTATTATAATAAGCCGACCCAAGAAGGGATGTATCAGCATTTCAAAGCCATCGCCGAAGCGGTGGATATGCCACAGATGCTGTACAATGTCCCTGGTCGCACGGTCGCTGATATGAGCGAAGAGACGGTCAATCGCTTGGCGGATATCGATAATATCGTCGCGATCAAAGACGCCACAGGCGATGTCGAGCGTGGCAAAAGCCTAATTAAGCGCGTCGGTGATCGTATCGTCGTGCTATCGGGTGACGATCCGACCGCGCTTGAGCTTGTTAAGCATGGTGCAGCGGGTGATATTTCGGTGACTTCTAATGTCGCACCAAAAGCGATGAGCCAAGTATTTGGCTTGGCATTAGAAGGCAAATTCGACGAAGCGGCGGCGATTCATGACACCATCAAGCATCTGCACCAAGATCTGTTCGTTGAGTCTAGCCCACAGCCGACCAAATATGCCTTGTATAAGATGGGCAAGATTGACAAAGGTATTCGCTTGCCACTGGTATGGCTGTCGAATGAATATCACAGCGTGATCGATGCAGCATTGGCGAAAGCGAACCTGATTTAACTCACTTTTTGAGCAGTTGGAATGTGTATGAAAACTTTAAAATTGACAGCAGTTATTATGGCGGTGATGACAGCACTTACAGGCTGTGCCGCCACCAAAAGCCTACTGGCAAAGCGCGATAACGGCAGCCTAGATTATCGCACAAGCGAGAAGATTGCACCGCTACAACTGCCAGCAGAACAGCCTGCAGCAGAGTTTGTACCGCTGTATCCGACACCTACCGTTAATGAAAAATCATCAGATTTTATTAATGAAGCAGGCAAGCAGTACGAGCTGCCTAAGCCACCAAGCGTGCGTTAATTCATTAGAAGTGCGATGTCGATGCGTCGCACTTTTGTGTTTAGATTTCCTTAACTTTTAAGCATTTGAGAATTTCCATGGAAAAACAAGCCCTACTTTATACTGGTAAAGCCAAATCTGTCTATGAAACTGCCGATCCTGATTATCTGGTACTGCATTTTCGCAATGACGCCAGTGCGTTCAATGGCGAGAAGATGGCAAGTCTTGACCGCAAAGGCATGGTGAATAACCGCTTTAATGCCTTTATCATGCAAAAGCTTGCCGAAGCAGGCATTGAGACGCATTTTGAAAAGCAGCTATCAGACGATGAAGTCTTGGTAAAACGCCTAAAAATGATCCCAGTAGAAGCAGTGGTGCGTAACTATGCCGCGGGCGGCTTGATGAAGCGCCTAGGCTTGACCGAAGGTTTGCCACTGTTGCCGCCGACTTATGAGCTGTTTTATAAAGATGACAGTCTGGGCGATCCGATGCTGTCAGAATCTACCGCGATTGCGCTTGGCTATGCCACTCCTGATGAGCTGCGCCAAATGCAAGAGCTGACCTTGAAAGTCAATGCCGTGCTGTCGAAGCTATTTGATGACGCAGGTCTGATGCTGGTGGACTTTAAGCTTGAATTTGGTCTGTTCCACGGCCGTGTGGTCTTGGGCGATGAGTTCTCACCAGATGGCTGCCGCCTGTGGGACAAAGAGACTAAGAAAAAGCTGGACAAAGACCGCTTCCGTCAAGGCTTGGGCGATGTTGTCGAAGGTTATGAAGAAGTTGCGCGCCGTATCGGTGTACCGCTTGCCTAATGCTTGGCTTTTGATGACTTAATTTGATGATGGGTTGGTTAAAATTCGGTGCTGTAGCTGTATCTGTGTTTTAATCAACCTTATTTTTTGGAAAAATCATGTATTTTCAAATGTATAAAATCGTTACCTACATTCCAGAGACGCATCTGGAAGTGGTAAAAACCGCGATGTTCGCCGCTGGTGCGGGGCATTATGGTAATTATGAATGCTGCAGCTGGCAGACATTGGGCATGGGGCAGTTTCGCCCACTGGATGGCGCAAATCCGACCATCGGCGAAGTCGGTGAAATCACGCGTGTGTCTGAGTGGAAGGTGGAGATGATGGTGCCTGAGAATAAGCTGTGCGAAGTTGTGCAAGCGTACAAAGACGCGCACCCTTATGAAGTGCCTGCCTATGAAGTGTATCAGACAGTGGATGTGGAAGGGGATTGATCATCAATCCAACCAAGCACCAAAAAGCGCCCAAATCATCACGATCTGGGCGTTTTTTATTGGATCAATCAGAATTTTGGATCAGTTTTGTCATGCCCGCCACTTTACCAAAGCCCTTTGGCAATGCCGCACCACGACTGGCGCGCTTGGCGGTGTAATTGGCGACATCGCTAGGCTTTAGCGTCAAGGTGCGCTTGCCTGCGGTGATGACTAGGCTGTCATTGCTTGATAAGCTTGTGATCGCGGTGATAGTCTCATCGCCTTTTAGATTGACAAGCTTATTGCCCTTGCCCTTAGCAAGCTGTGGCAGATCATCACTTGGGAAGATGAGCAGATTGCCATTGGAGACGCTCACCGCCACCAAATCATCACCATCATCCATCACAGCGATGGGCAGCAGTGTGCCATCGCCCAGATTGATACTTGCCTTGCCTGCTTTTTGGGCGGTGTCTAGATTGGATAATTGATTGATAAAGCCATAGCCTGCGCTACTTGCCATGATGATGTGTTTATCAGTCATGAAGGCAAGCTGTTCAATCTTTGCGCCATTGGCAAGGTTTAATAGGCTTGTGATCGGATCGCCTTGACCGCGCGCCGATGGCAGATGGACGGTATCAAGCCCATAGCTGCGACCTGTGCTGTCGATGAGAATCAAGCGTTCGGTCGATTTACCCAAGGCGTGCGCCAAATAATCATCGCCCGAGCGATAGTTCATCTGCATAGGATCGGTGCTGTGACCCTTGGCAAGGCGAATCCAGCCGGCTTGTGAGATCACCACCGTCACAGGCTCGCTCGTCATCAGCTCCGTGGCTTTTAGACTGGTGGCTTCGTCGCGCTCTACCACAGGTGAGTGGCGTTCATCACCATGTTCTTTGGCATCGGCGGTCAGCTCATCGATGAGTAGGGCGGTGAGCGCATCAGGGTCGGCAAGCTGATTGGCGATCACCGCGCGCTCAGCTTCTAGGCGGTCGCGCTCGGCATTAAGCTCAATCTCTTCAAGCTTGGCAAGTTGGCGCAGTTTGATGTCTAAGATGGCATCGGCTTGAATGTCTGATAAGCCATAGCGATTCATCAGCTCAAGCTTGGGGTCATCTTCTTCGCGGATGATGCGGATGACTTCATCGATGTTCAAGTAAGCGATGAGTAAGCCTGCCAAAATATGCAGTCGCTTATCGATCTTATCCAAGCGATGCTGCAAGCGGCGAATCACCACACCGCGGCGCACAGACAGCCACTCGGTGAGAATGGTTTTTAGATTTTTGACTTCAGGTTTGCCATTGACACCGATCATGTTCATATTCACACGATAGCTCGTCTCAAGGTCAGTATTGGCAAACAGATGGCTCATGATTTTATCAATCTCAAGCTTGCCTTTTTTGAGCTCGATGACGATGCGGCAAGGGTTGTTGTTGTCCGATTCGTCGCGGATTTCGGTGACCCAAGGCAGTTTTTTATCGGTCATCAGCTTTGCGATCTGCTCAACCACTTTATTGCCTGAGACCTGATAAGGTAAGGCATTGATAATAATATGGTTTTTTTCTTTTGGGTCAAGCTGATAAGTGGCGCGCATCTTGTAGCTGCCTTTGCCCGTCTCGTACATCGCGACCAAGTCTGCCTTGGGCGTGATGATCTCGGCAGTGGTCGGCAGATCAGGGGCAAGCACGGTTTGCGCCAGTTGTTTGACGGACAATTCTGGATTTTTTAGTAAGCGAATGCAGGCTTTGACCACTTCGCCCAGATTGTGCGGTGGAATGTCTGTTGCCATACCGACGGCGATGCCGGTTGTGCCATTGAGCAAAATATTTGGCAGGCGCGCAGGCAAGGTGACAGGTTCGGTGAGTGAGCCATCGAAGTTATCCTGCCAATCGACTGTGCCTTGCTCAAGTTCAGCCAGCAAAGTATTGGCATAATTACTCATCTTCGCTTCGGTATAGCGCATCGCCGCAAAAGATTTGGGATCATCAGGAGATCCCCAGTTGCCCTGACCGCTGATCAGTGGATAACGATAGCTGAACGGCTGCGCCATCAGAACCATCGCTTCATAACAGGCAAAATCGCCGTGCGGATGATATTTACCCAAGACATCACCGACGGTACGCGCGCTTTTTTTGGGCTTGGCGGTGTGCTTAAGCCCAAGCTCGCTCATGGCATAGACGATGCGGCGCTGCACGGGCTTGAGTCCATCGGCGATGTGTGGCAAGGCGCGATCCATGATGACATACATGGCGTAGTTTAGGTAGGCGTATTCGGTGAAGTCGCTCACCGAGCGGGTGTCGATGTCTGTGGTCATAATGCATATAAACTGCTAAAAAATTACTCTATGATAACAAGTTTATACGGACAAAACAATTTGTGATTGTAAAGTTTGCCCCCAAAAGATAAGCAACAAAAAAGCAATGACCGCATCAGCCATTGCTTATTTTACTTTTAATGAATTACAACGCCTGCAGCGAGCTTTCCATACGCTTGGCAAGCTGTACATCACGGCTTTGGACAGCGTGTTGGCTTGGGTCGCCGATGCGCACACTCAGCACATTATAATCATGACTCCACACAGGATAATGCTCAAGGCTTTGGGCGAAAAACGCCACGCGTACCATGAAGCTTACCGCCGTAGCAAAGTCTTCAAAAGTATAGGTTTTGATTAGGCTGTTGCCATCTAGCGACCAATTTGGCAAACCGTCAAGCTGTAGGGCGACTTGGTCGGGAGTTAAGCTGCTCATGATATTCCTTGTAAAAAAGTTGCTTGTAAAAATCTTGTCAATTCAAGCAATTTTCAAGCGGTTGGATCGATGATAAAAGTGAATGGGTTATCGCTTATTTTAGCACATTTTGGTAATCTTGGTGCTTATTTATGTAATGCGCGACAAATGAGCAGCTTGGCACGATTTTGATGTCGTGATCACGGGCAAAATCAAGCGCTGTCTTGGCAAGTGCCGAGCCTAAGCCGCGACCGCCAAGTGCATCAGGGACGATGGTGTGGTCAATGTTCCAAGTGCGCTCATCGATGATCTGATAGCTTAGATAGGCGGTGTGTCCATCGATGGTGGTCTCAAAACGCTGAGTGGCGGCATTGTGGGCGATGGTGGTCATGGCGGTGTCCTTGGTTGTGGTTATAAAATTTGTGCTTTTGGCTTATGATAAGGCAGTTTGGTGGGATTGTAAATGGGTTTTGAAGGGTGGTGATGGGATTTTCATGGTTGTGGTTGGTGGGGGTTGAATTTATTTTGCAGATTTAATTTTCAAACCCAAAATACCTTGCCCAAATCGGGTATCAATGCGATAATATCCAGTTAAGCTTTTATTGTCATTCAACCCCACAGGAAAACTATGGCTCAATATATTTACACCATGAACAAGGTGTCAAAAATTGTTCCCCCAAAGCGTGAAATCCTAAAAGACATCAGTCTGTCATTTTTCCCAGGTGCCAAAATCGGTGTCCTAGGTCTAAACGGTGCGGGTAAATCAACGCTACTACGCATCATGGCAGGCGTGGATACCGAGTTCAGCGGTGAAGCGCGCCCGCAAGCAGGCATCAAGGTCGGCTATCTACCCCAAGAACCACAGCTAGACCCGAACAAAACCGTGCGTGAAAATGTCGAAGATGGTGTGCGTGAAGCGCTGGATGCTCTTGACCGTCTGAACCAAATTTATGCTGAATATGCCGAACCAGATGCGGACTTTGATAAGCTTGCTGCTGAGCAGGGCAAGATGGAAGACATCATCCAAGCATGGGATGCGCACAACCTAAACACCCAGCTTGAAAAAGCGGCGGATGCACTTCGCCTACCACCGTGGGACGCTGATGTCTCTAAGCTGTCAGGTGGTGAGAAACGCCGTGTCGCCTTGTGTCGTCTGCTATTGTCCAAGCCTGATATGCTGCTACTTGACGAACCGACTAACCACTTGGATGCA encodes:
- the tmk gene encoding dTMP kinase encodes the protein MTGKFISFEGTEGVGKTTAIDGLVARLQARGIQVLRTREPGGSVLAEELRAMFLDPNRSIDADTEILMMFAARADHIHQVIIPALQAGKWVICDRFFDSTVAYQGFGRFDGDQAALDKIELLIEHFVPISPDVTLWLDLDVATGMMRAGKRSAADRLEANALSFFEKVHQGLSHQAARHPQRIHRIDADGTIDEVAARIDRVLGL
- the purC gene encoding phosphoribosylaminoimidazolesuccinocarboxamide synthase, with the translated sequence MEKQALLYTGKAKSVYETADPDYLVLHFRNDASAFNGEKMASLDRKGMVNNRFNAFIMQKLAEAGIETHFEKQLSDDEVLVKRLKMIPVEAVVRNYAAGGLMKRLGLTEGLPLLPPTYELFYKDDSLGDPMLSESTAIALGYATPDELRQMQELTLKVNAVLSKLFDDAGLMLVDFKLEFGLFHGRVVLGDEFSPDGCRLWDKETKKKLDKDRFRQGLGDVVEGYEEVARRIGVPLA
- a CDS encoding trypsin-like peptidase domain-containing protein; the encoded protein is MKKTALSGLLALSLWMPVAMSVPMTAHAVVGVDFSQLVEQASPSVVRVSITKKVDTQTLAKAQAIEILKDYLGQDVPLPDAPMLEQGYGTGFFISSDGYILTNHHVIADAESITVTLSDRTELDAKLIGSDESSDIAVLKVQGTNFPALPVAKGDTLKVGEPVLAIGSPFGFDYSASAGIVSAKSRSIPSEGTVPFIQSDVALNPGNSGGPLFNQKGEVVAVNSMIFSGTGGYMGLSFSIPIETAMDIYQQIRDTGKVTRVRMGVTIQDLDRNLAQVYGLERPKGALLTKVVPQSPADQAGLQAGDVVLSFNDMPINLAHEWFDLTNKAKPHDTFYLTYLRDGKTYQAKGQFGDAADDIAADQKRQQDGVRLGVRLRNLTVLERRALTEQGIQGGVMITSVDLVGNASRAGIQTGDILVGMNRVPIRDAESFAAQVAALPNKGVVAVQLIRQGEPVILGMRLE
- a CDS encoding GNAT family N-acetyltransferase, with the translated sequence MTTIAHNAATQRFETTIDGHTAYLSYQIIDERTWNIDHTIVPDALGGRGLGSALAKTALDFARDHDIKIVPSCSFVAHYINKHQDYQNVLK
- the mltG gene encoding endolytic transglycosylase MltG produces the protein MANSTRKKPVRQPVKSSQKTKPILIVLILAVIIALIVLYQTLFAAAVDTEQQVSVEKGDTYYSLLAKQGWTDNALALPALAKAYVSLSADKPLQAGKYTIPSGASLASIMDILQQGGQSEQVVIRIVEGKTIKDLYQAIKTTDGVTLELLTPPADGYAWTDVARDNAAVAAALGIDAPNQHLEGWFAPNTYHFNAGVSDKAILQKLYDDQKRILDEAWQARDDNLPYQTPYEALIMASIIEKETGIADERSLVSSVFVNRFAKDMKLQTDPTIIYGLFDRYDGKIYRSNINEKNEYNTYQINGLPITPIALPSKESILATMHPDKSDVLFFVATGNGGHKFSKTLDEHNKAVEEYRAVMRQKERQ
- a CDS encoding YqfO family protein; protein product: MYKIVTYIPETHLEVVKTAMFAAGAGHYGNYECCSWQTLGMGQFRPLDGANPTIGEVGEITRVSEWKVEMMVPENKLCEVVQAYKDAHPYEVPAYEVYQTVDVEGD
- a CDS encoding 4a-hydroxytetrahydrobiopterin dehydratase → MSSLTPDQVALQLDGLPNWSLDGNSLIKTYTFEDFATAVSFMVRVAFFAQSLEHYPVWSHDYNVLSVRIGDPSQHAVQSRDVQLAKRMESSLQAL
- a CDS encoding aminotransferase class IV produces the protein MTVRFYQFDGALQASDARMDERAFCYGDGFFSTIGVHDGQMLWADGHRVRVIAGLGALKMVLDIDGLMAQLHTLAAAITEGLIKIIITRAPQSVRGYGYRGGDSRATAYIKCQAMPVYQAHQWQDGLPIAMPVDMICLDSQIAHRPPRLAGLKLIACPDQVLAHAELLARQDQGATDGLVANVHGQYICATMGNVFYQIDGAWYTPPVNLSGVAGVMRAQVLTSDYFGHISERVLMQGDLSAIQAMFITNAVRGIIPVWRLDGRVLDQFV
- the dapA gene encoding 4-hydroxy-tetrahydrodipicolinate synthase, whose translation is MTDAYQDIKSKLRGAITALITPMTPDGAVDYDKLAKLIEWQIAEGIHALVAVGTTGESATLSVAEHSEVINFFVKQVAGRVPVIAGTGANSTHEAIELTRHAKNAGADCALLVVPYYNKPTQEGMYQHFKAIAEAVDMPQMLYNVPGRTVADMSEETVNRLADIDNIVAIKDATGDVERGKSLIKRVGDRIVVLSGDDPTALELVKHGAAGDISVTSNVAPKAMSQVFGLALEGKFDEAAAIHDTIKHLHQDLFVESSPQPTKYALYKMGKIDKGIRLPLVWLSNEYHSVIDAALAKANLI
- the parC gene encoding DNA topoisomerase IV subunit A; its protein translation is MTTDIDTRSVSDFTEYAYLNYAMYVIMDRALPHIADGLKPVQRRIVYAMSELGLKHTAKPKKSARTVGDVLGKYHPHGDFACYEAMVLMAQPFSYRYPLISGQGNWGSPDDPKSFAAMRYTEAKMSNYANTLLAELEQGTVDWQDNFDGSLTEPVTLPARLPNILLNGTTGIAVGMATDIPPHNLGEVVKACIRLLKNPELSVKQLAQTVLAPDLPTTAEIITPKADLVAMYETGKGSYKMRATYQLDPKEKNHIIINALPYQVSGNKVVEQIAKLMTDKKLPWVTEIRDESDNNNPCRIVIELKKGKLEIDKIMSHLFANTDLETSYRVNMNMIGVNGKPEVKNLKTILTEWLSVRRGVVIRRLQHRLDKIDKRLHILAGLLIAYLNIDEVIRIIREEDDPKLELMNRYGLSDIQADAILDIKLRQLAKLEEIELNAERDRLEAERAVIANQLADPDALTALLIDELTADAKEHGDERHSPVVERDEATSLKATELMTSEPVTVVISQAGWIRLAKGHSTDPMQMNYRSGDDYLAHALGKSTERLILIDSTGRSYGLDTVHLPSARGQGDPITSLLNLANGAKIEQLAFMTDKHIIMASSAGYGFINQLSNLDTAQKAGKASINLGDGTLLPIAVMDDGDDLVAVSVSNGNLLIFPSDDLPQLAKGKGNKLVNLKGDETITAITSLSSNDSLVITAGKRTLTLKPSDVANYTAKRASRGAALPKGFGKVAGMTKLIQNSD